The following proteins are encoded in a genomic region of Brachypodium distachyon strain Bd21 chromosome 1, Brachypodium_distachyon_v3.0, whole genome shotgun sequence:
- the LOC100829838 gene encoding phytochrome B produces MASGSRATPTRSPSSARPAASRQAEQQHHYTQSSGGSTSRAGGGGGGGGGEGGGGGGAAASAAATESVSKAVAQYTLDAGLHAVFEQSGASGRSFDYSQSLLAPPSTSSEQQIAAYLSRIQRGGHIQPFGCTLAVADDSSFRLLAFSENAADLLDLSPHHSVPSLDSSAAPPPVSLGADSRLLFSPPSGVLLERAFAAREISLLNPLWIHSRVSSKPFYAILHRIDVGVVIDLEPARTEDPALSIAGAVQSQKLAVRAISRLQALPGGDVKLLCDTVVEHVRELTGYDRVMVYKFHDDEHGEVLAESRRTDLEPYLGLHYPATDIPQASRFLFRQNRVRMIADCHAAPVRVIQDPAMPQPLCLVGSTLRSPHGCHAQYMANMGSIASLVMAVIISSGGEDEHNMGRGAIPSAMKLWGLVVCHHTSPRCIPFPLRYACEFLMQAFGLQLNMELQLAYQLSEKHILRTQTLLCDMLLRDSPTGIVTQSPSIMDLVKCDGAALYYHGKYYPLGVTPTEVQIKDIIEWLTVCHGDSTGLSTDSLADAGYSGATALGDAVCGMAVAYITPSDYLFWFRSHTAKEIKWGGAKHHPEDKDDGQRMHPRSSFKAFLEVVKSRSLPWENAEMDAIHSLQLILRDSFRDAREGTSNSKAIVDGQVQLGELELRGIDELSSVAREMVRLIETATVPIFAVDTDGCINGWNAKVAELTGLTVEEAMGKSLVTDLIFKESEEIVEKLLSQALRGEEDKNVEIKLKTFGPEQSKGAIFVIVNACSSRDYTKNIVGVCFVGQDITGQKVVMDKFVNIQGDYKAIVHNPNPLIPPIFASDENICCSEWNTAMEKLTGWSRGEVIGKLLVGEVFGNCCRLKGPDALTKFMIALHNAIGGQDSEKLPFSFFDKNGKYVQALLTANTRSKMDGEAIGAFCFLQIASPELQQAFEIQRQQEKKCYARMKELAYICQEIKNPLSGIRFTNSLLEMTDLKDDQRQFLETSTACEKQMSKIVKDASLQRIEDGSLVLEKGEFSLGNVMNAVVSQVMILLRERDLQLIRDIPDEIKEASAYGDQYRIQQVLSDFLLSMVRFAPTENGWVEIQVRPNVKQNSDGTETMLFLFRFACPGEGLPPDIVQDMFSNSRWTTQEGIGLSVCRKILKLMGGEVQYIRESERSFFLIVLELPQPLQAESRERS; encoded by the exons ATGGCCTCGGGCAGCCGCGCCACGCCCACGcgctccccctcctccgcgcggcccgcggcgtcgcggcaagcggagcagcagcaccactACACGCAGTCCTCGGGCGGGAGCACGTCCCGCgccggagggggagggggtggaggaggaggagaaggaggaggagggggaggcgcGGCCGCGAGCGCCGCAGCAACGGAGTCGGTCTCCAAGGCAGTGGCGCAGTACACCCTGGATGCGGGCCTCCATGCGGTGTTTGAGCAGTCGGGCGCGTCGGGACGCAGCTTCGACTACTCCCAgtcgctgctcgcgccgcccAGCACCTCCTCCGAGCAGCAGATCGCCGCATACCTCTCTCGCATCCAGCGCGGCGGCCACATCCAGCCCTTTGGCTGcacgctcgccgtcgccgacgacTCCTCCTtccgcctcctcgccttctCCGAGAACGCCGCCGACCTGCTCGACCTATCGCCCCACCACTCCGTCCCGTCGCTCGACTCCTCCGCGGCGCCTCCGCCCGTCTCTCTCGGCGCCGActcgcgcctcctcttctctcccccgTCCGGTGTCCTCCTCGAGCGCGCCTTCGCCGCGCGCGAGATCTCGCTGCTCAACCCGCTCTGGATCCACTCCAGGGTCTCATCCAAGCCCTTCTACGCCATCCTCCACCGTATCGACGTCGGCGTTGTCATCGACCTCGAGCCCGCCCGCACTGAGGACCCCGCGCTCTCTATCGCTGGGGCAGTCCAGTCCCAGAAGCTCGCGGTCCGCGCCATCTCCCGCCTCCAGGCGCTCCCTGGCGGGGAcgtcaagctcctctgcgACACGGTCGTCGAGCACGTCCGCGAGCTCACGGGATACGACCGCGTCATGGTGTACAAGTTCCACGACGACGAGCACGGAGAAGTCCTCGCAGAGAGCCGGCGCACTGACCTCGAGCCCTACCTTGGTTTGCATTATCCTGCCACTGATATCCCTCAGGCATCACGTTTCCTGTTCCGGCAGAACCGCGTACGAATGATTGCTGATTGCCACGCTGCTCCGGTGAGGGTCATTCAGGACCCTGCAATGCCACAGCCACTGTGCTTGGTTGGGTCGACGCTGCGTTCCCCACATGGCTGCCATGCACAGTACATGGCTAACATGGGTTCCATtgcatctctcgttatggcagTGATCATCAGTAGTGGTGGGGAGGACGAGCACAACATGGGGCGGGGCGCCATCCCGTCGGCCATGAAATTGTGGGGCTTGGTGGTGTGCCACCATACATCTCCACGGTGCATCCCTTTCCCACTGCGGTATGCATGTGAATTTCTCATGCAGGCCTTTGGGCTTCAGCTCAACATGGAGCTGCAGCTTGCGTACCAGCTGTCAGAGAAACACATTCTTAGAACACAGACCTTACTCTGTGACATGCTACTCCGGGATTCACCGACTGGCATTGTCACACAGAGCCCGAGCATAATGGACCTTGTGAAGTGTGATGGTGCTGCGCTGTATTACCATGGGAAGTACTACCCACTAGGTGTTACTCCCACAGAGGTTCAGATTAAGGATATCATCGAGTGGTTGACGGTGTGCCATGGAGACTCGACAGGGCTCAGCACAGATAGCCTGGCTGATGCAGGCTACTCAGGTGCTACTGCATTAGGGGATGCAGTGTGCGGGATGGCAGTAGCTTATATCACGCCAAGTGATTATTTGTTTTGGTTCCGGTCACACACAGCCAAGGAGATAAAATGGGGTGGTGCAAAGCATCATCCAGAGGATAAGGATGATGGACAGCGGATGCACCCACGATCATCTTTCAAGGCATTTCTGGAAGTGGTGAAGAGTAGGAGCTTACCGTGGGAGAATGCTGAGATGGACGCAATACATTCCTTGCAGCTCATATTGCGTGACTCCTTTAGAGATGCACGAGAGGGCACTAGTAACTCAAAAGCCATTGTCGATGGTCAGGTTCAGCTTGGGGAACTAGAACTGCGGGGCATAGATGAGCTCAGCTCAGTTGCAAGGGAGATGGTTCGGTTGATCGAGACGGCTACAGTACCCATCTTTGCAGTTGATACTGATGGATGTATAAATGGGTGGAATGCAAAGGTTGCTGAGCTGACTGGCCTCACAGTTGAGGAGGCAATGGGAAAATCATTGGTAACAGATCTTATCTTCAAGGAATCTGAGGAAATAGTTGAGAAGCTACTCTCGCAAGCTTTAAGAG GTGAGGAAGACAAAAATGTAGAGATAAAGTTGAAGACATTTGGGCCAGAGCAATCTAAAGGGGCAATTTTTGTTATTGTCAATGCCTGCTCTAGTAGGGATTACACTAAAAATATTGTCGGCGTCTGTTTCGTCGGCCAAGATATTACGGGGCAAAAGGTGGTCATGGATAAATTCGTCAACATACAAGGGGATTACAAAGCTATTGTACACAACCCCAATCCTCTAATACCGCCAATATTTGCTTCAGATGAGAATATTTGTTGCTCTGAATGGAACACGGCAATGGAAAAACTCACAGGATGGTCGAGAGGAGAAGTTATTGGTAAGCTCCTGGTTGGAGAGGTATTTGGAAACTGTTGCCGACTTAAGGGCCCAGATGCATTGACAAAGTTCATGATTGCCCTTCACAACGCTATAGGAGGACAGGATTCTGAGAAGCtccccttttcctttttcgaCAAAAATGGTAAATATGTACAGGCCTTATTGACGGCAAACACAAGGAGCAAAATGGATGGTGAGGCCATAGGCGCCTTTTGCTTCTTGCAGATTGCGAGTCCTGAACTACAGCAAGCCTTCGAGATTCAGAGACAACAAGAAAAGAAGTGTTATGCCAGGATGAAGGAACTGGCTTACATTTGCCAGGAGATAAAGAACCCTCTCAGTGGTATCCGATTTACAAACTCTCTGTTAGAGATGACTGATTTAAAGGATGACCAGAGGCAGTTTCTTGAAACTAGTACTGCTTGTGAGAAGCAGATGTCCAAGATTGTAAAGGATGCTAGCCTCCAACGTATTGAGGATGG CTCTTTGGTGCTTGAGAAAGGTGAATTTTCACTTGGAAATGTCATGAATGCTGTTGTCAGCCAAGTTATGATATTGCTGAGAGAAAGAGATTTGCAACTTATTCGAGATATCCCTGATGAAATCAAAGAAGCCTCGGCATATGGTGACCAATATAGAATCCAGCAAGTTTTGTCTGATTTTTTGCTAAGCATGGTGCGGTTTGCTCCAACTGAAAATGGCTGGGTTGAGATACAAGTCAGACCAAACGTAAAACAAAATTCAGATGGAACAGAAACAATGCTCTTCCTCTTCAG
- the LOC100823950 gene encoding uncharacterized protein LOC100823950 precursor, with protein MSLLPFFVAATALVTFAAAHEHHGEAPTCAGGGGRVLAEFRPGEVTLDGHPADWDAVEASEFALLPALDPDDDKAYPGGKVAVKAVHDGVNVFFMLKIDGGYAYSKGENKKCPSVALMFQVGEKATYYNMGGCKDLPGSCTRKSCRGYEVDIMHFSVGNAIPGRLYGGNHMDNAVGTGADRFGHLVDVYAWNPHCRYLDGIGPKENNSNAQNDWHGAWWHSSLTFHSGFVDDDSPYGKQDDKGTYYFEFSRPLRTMDQFQQDAQFTIGEPSNMAVAFWYPTGGKPWSNSEHYSASCNWLSLDIQPSVDAVQYRPSPNRSWDAATAFALLLSVVAVCVSIFVGYSASKNKSSIQFTPLEDIS; from the exons ATGAGCCTACTACCGTTCTTCGTGGCCGCGaccgccctcgtcaccttcgcAGCCGCGCACGAGCACCACGGCGAGGCTCCTacctgcgccggcggcggtgggcgcgTGCTAGCTGAGTTCCGCCCCGGGGAGGTGACCCTGGACGGGCACCCCGCCGACTGGGATGCGGTGGAGGCATCGGAGTTCGCGTTGCTGCCGGCGCTCGACCCCGACGATGACAAGGCCTACCCAGGCGGCAAGGTCGCCGTCAAG GCTGTGCATGATGGCGTCAACGTTTTCTTCATGCTGAAAATTGATGGGGGTTATGCTTACTCTAAAGG CGAAAATAAAAAGTGCCCTTCTGTTGCTCTGATGTTCCAAGTCGGAGAAAAAGCCACATATTATAAT ATGGGAGGGTGCAAAGATTTGCCTGGTTCTTGCACGAGGAAAAGTTGCAGAGGTTATGAGGTCGACATTATGCACTTTTCAGTAGGCAATGCTATTCCTGGACGTCTTTATGGTGGCAATCACATGGATAATGCAGTTGGAACTGGAGCTGATAG ATTTGGTCATCTTGTTGATGTCTATGCATGGAATCCCCATTGCCGCTACCTTGATGGTATAGGTCCTAAAG AAAACAATTCAAATGCTCAAAATGATTGGCATGGGGCTTGGTGGCACAGTTCCCTGACCTTCCATTCAG GTTTTGTGGATGATGACAGTCCTTATGGAAAACAAGATGACAAGGGCACATATTACTTCGAGTTCTCGAGGCCCCTAAGAACAATGGACCAGTTTCAGCAG GATGCACAGTTCACAATAGGGGAGCCCAGTAATATGGCAGTAGCTTTCTGGTACCCAACCGGAGGCAAACCATGGAGCAACTCCGAGCATTATTCAGCAAGCTGCAACTGGTTGTCTCTGGATATACAACCTTCGGTTGACGCTGTTCAATACCGCCCATCTCCTAATCGTTCTTGGGATGCTGCAACTGCCTTTGCCTTGCTCCTTTCAGTAGTAGCCGTTTGTGTGTCTATATTTGTGGGCTATTCAGCTTCTAAGAACAAGAGCAGCATCCAGTTTACGCCACTTGAGGACATCAGTTGA